One genomic window of Legionella jordanis includes the following:
- the nth gene encoding endonuclease III yields the protein MNKAKRRAIFERFRAQNPHPTTELVYHTPFELLIAVILSAHTTDVSVNKATMKLFPIANTPQALLDLGEATLKSYIKSIGLYNNKAKNVIKTCQILVEKHGGQVPDNREDLEELPGVGRKTANVVLNTAFGQPTMAVDTHIFRVSNRTGIAKGKTPVAVEKELLKHVDKEFLHDAHHWLILHGRYVCIARKPKCYQCLICDLCEYKEKNLTPPQLPK from the coding sequence ATGAATAAGGCCAAGCGACGCGCCATTTTTGAGCGTTTTAGGGCGCAAAACCCTCACCCTACGACGGAATTGGTTTATCACACACCTTTCGAATTGCTCATCGCTGTGATTTTATCCGCACATACAACAGACGTCAGCGTCAATAAAGCTACAATGAAATTGTTCCCTATAGCAAATACCCCCCAAGCCCTTTTAGATTTGGGGGAGGCGACGCTTAAATCCTACATCAAATCGATTGGCCTTTATAATAATAAAGCCAAAAATGTAATTAAAACCTGTCAGATTCTGGTCGAAAAACATGGTGGCCAAGTGCCCGATAATCGGGAGGACTTGGAGGAACTTCCTGGCGTAGGCCGTAAAACTGCTAATGTCGTCTTGAATACAGCCTTTGGTCAGCCCACCATGGCAGTCGATACGCATATTTTTCGTGTGTCAAACCGCACGGGTATTGCTAAAGGCAAAACTCCCGTGGCCGTAGAAAAAGAATTATTAAAACATGTGGATAAGGAGTTTTTGCATGATGCTCACCACTGGCTTATTCTCCATGGTCGCTATGTGTGCATAGCTCGTAAACCGAAATGCTACCAATGTCTCATCTGTGATCTTTGTGAATATAAAGAAAAGAACTTAACTCCTCCCCAATTGCCAAAATAA